The following are encoded together in the Xiphophorus hellerii strain 12219 chromosome 3, Xiphophorus_hellerii-4.1, whole genome shotgun sequence genome:
- the LOC116714558 gene encoding macrophage mannose receptor 1-like, with amino-acid sequence MENVIKLMILAGLCSLCLCVYQYQYVLFHTPKTWTEAQSYCRETCIDLATMEDMNEMDMALQSVGDDYSDAVWIGLHRGSDSNWHWSIADKDFYNDGEKNHLIWSSLGADNCGGYDSGKLFTVSCPVTKYSVCFDSSEQGAAQYILSPQPMTWTTARDFCRRNYTDLVSLRNDAEYATVQKVANGNSVFVGLFRDPWVWSDLTDSSLRYWRQSQPVYTKTSEYCVALLKNESGKWGDRKCTEMQPFLCKCKKSNLQIVKLGISLQDSTLDLNDPTVQNSILEQMKQRLSENVNDVIHVNWKKHSDGRVFIKETEKHNP; translated from the exons ATGGAAAATGTCATAAAGCTAATGATTCTTGCAG GACTTTGTTCTCTTTGTCTCTGTGTGTATCAGTACCAATATGTCTTATTCCACACTCCAAAAACCTGGACGGAGGCGCAGAGCTACTGCAGGGAAACGTGCATTGACCTGGCCACCATGGAAGACATGAATGAGATGGATATGGCTCTTCAAAGTGTTGGAGATGACTACAGTGATGCCGTATGGATTGGGTTGCACAGAGGAAGCGACTCAAACTGGCACTGGTCTATAGCAGACAAAGATTTCTACaatgatggagaaaaaaatcaccTAATATGGAGCTCATTAGGTGCCGACAACTGTGGTGGTTACGATTCTGGAAAACTTTTTACAGTCTCTTGTCCTGTTACCAAATATTCAGTCTGCTTTGATA GTTCAGAACAGGGAGCAGCTCAGTACATCCTCAGTCCACAGCCGATGACTTGGACCACTGCTCGAGATTTCTGCAGAAGAAATTACACAGACCTGGTCAGCTTGAGGAATGACGCAGAATACGCAACAGTCCAGAAAGTAGCCAATGGAAATTCAGTATTTGTTGGTCTCTTCAGAGACCCCTGGGTTTGGTCAGACCTGACTGACTCTTCACTAAGGTACTGGAGGCAATCCCAACCAGTATATACAAAAACCAGTGAATATTGTGTTGCTTTGCTGAAGAATGAATCTGGTAAATGGGGAGACAGGAAGTGCACAGAAATGCAGCCTTTCCTCTGCAAATGCA aaaaatctaatCTGCAGATTGTGAAACTGGGGATCAGCCTGCAGGACTCAACTTTAGATCTGAATGACCCTACAGTGCAAAACAGCATCTTGGAGCAA ATGAAGCAAAGGCTGAGTGAAAATGTGAATGATGTCATCCATGTTAACTGGAAAAAACACTCAGATGGAAGAGTTTTCATCaaggaaacagagaaacacaaccCATGA